TTAAGTCCATGTTCGAAAATCAAACATCGAACGCTGCACAGATAGAAATAAACCCACTTCCAACTTGACTTACAGCTTACAAGATAGCTATTGTTtggaaaattaataaattacaattcaaattaataattcGTAAGTCaacaaaagcatttttttttctaattattatattttaagaTTTGGTCTAAACTTACTTAACAATAGTTATTTATTAGAACAAAACTTGGTACGAGATAGAAAATAAGCACAGTTTAGTAGATGAATCGCTGGGTCGACAGACAATATTGGAAAACCAATTTGTTTATCTGATAATTTGATAACTATTCccaattaaaaaattataaaggAAACGTTACGAAACTGAAAGGATGTAGAAGCTTCACAGTTGAgtctttaataaatatgtGCTGGCTTTCCCTTCAATTCCAGTAACACCAATAGAAAATACTCGAGGATAGATAAGTATggaaaatatttatgtatcacaaaaaattgaataaattgaaaacattcCGTGAACCACTTCAGATAAACAAGATAAGATGGTAATAAAGTAgtaaaagagaaaggatatgttaaacaaaaagtattGAGGGATAAGAGATCATGGTTACGTGTAGTAACAATTATTTCGGAGgagaaaaggaaagagaAAACAGAGTGATAGCGCTATGCACACATACAATCGTGTTTAAAAAACCGATGTCTACTGACTGTTGTTCAAACCGGCGATGGAAAGATCCCGCATACTCTGTAAAACTTGTTCAACTTTATCATCCAACAAACCATTGGAATAGTCTTCGCGTACAGAGTTGTCAAAGTATTGCTGAACTTGAGCCATTTTCTCATATCCCTCCCTACAAAAGCGGAGCTGAATTTTGACAAGGGCTTCAAAGCTAGGGTCCAAATAAGGCACACGAAGAGCAATTAGTTGCGGAAGCTCACTGACCAGTTGATTATTGAGTGTCTCGTAGACCTCCTTCGCCATGGCTGCTTCTTTCTCGGTACGGGGAAGCTTAGTAGTGTCGTTGGAAGGCTTGTCGACCAGTTTTTGAACCTTAGCCCTCATAGCATCATGATCAAGTAATTTGTGATTACGCTTCGTGATAGCGGCATTAATATCGGGAAAGTAACTGCAGAACCTTGAGATGGGATCCAACACCGTTGTCCGGAAAGGACCGTCCAACTCTTTTACGGTATCGGCGTCCAAGTCTTCGACGACTTGTCGATAGTATGCACTGACACCATCCTTCGATCCAGCATCACCGTAAAATGCATCGATTGTGTTAGCGATTCTAGTTTGAGACGCAGTCATGGCTCTCAAAGCATCGAGATAACCTTTGGCttctttttgaagcttCTTTGCAGCTGATTCCATAGTTCTATAACGTCTTTCCTCTGTTTCAAATTCCCGATCCACCGTTCGCTCAACATGACCCGTCTTCATCATAACCTACCACAATGTTAGACAATTCTTCAACACTCAAATACATACCGAGGTACCCGCTCGGTTAACGGCCTTTTTGAATCCATGCCAACTCATTTTTGTGATATGGAAAAGAGAAGCGTCGGCATACCCAGATATCTTATGTCAGTTGATCGCTGCGCTAATGTTCGCTAGCTAAGCTGCATTGGATCTTTTAGTGGATTCAGCAGGATTCGCGTAGGGAACAATTCACGGAAGCAAAGCCATAACGTAAAGCCTGATTGCGAAGTTTATCATTGCGTTAAATAGAATAATGATAGTTTATTTCACAATGcaattataaaaagataAGGATGAAAAGCGTGTCGTTAATTTTGTGTTTAATTGATAGAGCAAGAGCATAATGGTGGTAAATTTGGGTTTCGAGGGTTGGCTTACTTTCATGTCACTATCAATAAATTACATcgcttaaaaaatatatctaaatttttcttgtatAATCATCTGTAGTAAATCTCTGACTGCAATTAGAGGTCTATCCTCAGATAATTCTTGTTCACTAACTGCATCCAGCAGAAATCGCCTTATAAGGTAATATAGTTATGTTATAgtttaatataatatatcaatgtaaacattttaaCTTGACAATATAGAGGTAATATCGTTTGCTCATAAATGGAAGATATTGTGGAGAAGCAATTTGAAATACGGACATTTTACCAACttataaatttcattagAAGTGGTGGAATAAATGGTTTTGCATTATATGGATATAATGTTTTGAGGCTTCGACATGGAAAGACACGATTGCTACTTATCAATATATGAGATCATTCATGATAAAACTATAAAGAAAACGCTTTTCAGCGACATTTGAGCTAAAAAAACCCGGTCTCATAGTTTGCATCCTTACTCAAAAAGTGAAGAACTTAAGTTGTAGTAGTGGTGCATTACTTTGAGAGCTATTGTATAGCGATATTAGATATTGAAACAAGAACTCAGCCATTCAATGACAGTTTGTTTGTTCTGTGGGCAGTAAGACATCCAGATAATGCCCAAGAGAAAGATTCTTCTGAAAGtaagaaacaaaagcaCCGAAATAAACCTTTCTTCTCTCTTTGTTGTCTTATCTAATTTTATAACTAAATTTGCCCATAAATCTCATCTGTGTGATGATAATTAACCGCATTTGACCAGCCCAAATATATTCTATTACAGAAAACAAGCGCTGCTACTAATAGATATacataattttataatataatattaataatataaaaaatttagttgtactgaaaatattatcttATGGAAAACTCCTTATAAACACTTTTTAGCGAGACACATCTACCACCACCTTACGCAGTATGAACACGTATTATACCCCAATACCTCGCTCCTCCTTCCCTTCTGTGACGTAATAGACGAGGTTATAAATATGGTGAATTATACATTCGAGTAGCTTCCAAGATCAAACTACAATTAAgtatttccttttattttagtttAGTATCGTATTTCTCTCATATCGATACTGTGCccgtttttaaaatgtatgGAAGATTGAAAGATGGTTAAGCTTTATGGTCCAATTTTACTAATCTTCAATTCAATTAGAAGTTTCAACAACTCTTCTCCAAATTTCTAGTTTAATGTATGTCAGTTTTAATTATCAAACTTAACTCTAGCTACTCCATGTCTATTTGCTTAGCATGGTTTGAAAGACCTTTTGTATCTCGACATTATCTCTGCTGTTTGTAAACGAGCTGCATTAAGATTCGAAATACTTATGGTTTTTTAGTAGCAGTCGTTGTTAGTACTCTTTACATTCgtggaatttttttttcccgATTTCGCTAATCAACAGTAAACGATATTATTAAGTGTGATGGATTTGAACTATCAAGTATTCACTAGCATCTCCAAAAATTGGTGGTCCGCTTCTCTCGTTCCAGTCGCCTGCGGCTGGTTCATTGGGAATTCCTACAAGCCAAGAAAGGATTATGAGAACAAAAAGCAACCAAAGTTCCACCCCCCTGCATCTGCCTTTGGACCAGCATGGACACTACTATACCTAACAATGGGATATGCATCCCATTTGGCGTACAAGGCTGACCCTTTGATGATTACGAATGCCTCTCGAAATGGATCCATTTTATACATTGCACAGTTGGCCGCTAACTTTGCTTGGATGCCCTTGTTCTACGGATTagcaaaaccaaaattgGCTCTTGCCGATCTCGGCATTTTGACGGGACTTGTTGGTTGGCTTGCAAAGACATGGTGGCCTCTTGCACCAACGGCTTCCAAATGGTTAATTCCTTATTTAGCCTGGTTGGGATACGCTGGCTACTTGGTAAGTAATGTCACTAATTAAGGTTGATGTAGATCAAGAGAGTCAAAAGCATGACATGAGACAGTAGAATGTATTGTTGCATTTAAGAAAGAGCTTAAGCTGCACGATCAAAGTTTGaaagaaacagaaaaaaaaacactaaaaaaacaataacaGAAGAATCAGGTCggagaaaaaatattattggaataagaaaaagacaGCAGGAGGGATATgagttaaataaaaaaaaaaaattgggcAGAACGAAAAAAGTCAAAACAAATTGATGGATAATAAATCGGtgactaaaaaaataatgagtATAATATGATATGCAAAAAGGCCATGACTGAGTGATTTCGACTTGTttctttctcaaaaaatcaCCAACAACATTGCAGTCCTAAATTGAACTTTGTCGGTAGGTCGACAACCTATACACAGTCTTGTGATTGTTTTGTATCTCTCTCAGCCTTAATTAGTTGACTACTTCATGGTTCCTGAAGAACCGTGTGAGGGATATGTTTGCTGACCAATTATCATAGAATCTTGGGTATTGCCTGTTAAATTAAGAGGATCGATATCGCTCGCTGGTAGTACAGGGAGACCTGTGGCTGTAGGATCATTGACATCAAGGTGATCAATCGAATCCATTGGATTGTGTGGTATAAAAGCTGCACCTGCAGACACGCTATCATCGTGATACACATCCAGACCAGGAAAAGCACTATGCTCATTTCCAGCTAGTGTAGATGAATAATCATTAGTACCTTTATGAAATGACCCTGGATGAGCAGCTGACGAAGTAGTAGTAGTAGTAGAGTTGTTGCCATTGGTAGAAGCTGTAGCAAAACTGCCTAGTTGAGAACCACTGGACATAAGATTCGATGTGTTTGAGTCGGTCTGTGGGAGCACTGTCATATCATGAGGCACTGGCCCCGAGGTGGAAGCGGTATTAGTGGGCCCACCCGACATGGCAATATTACCACTCATGTCTAGCTCGCCTCTGACATTTGGAGAAGTAATGTTGTTTCCAGAAGTATTGTTAGCAGGAGACATAGATGCTGTGGCAGAATTGATAGGAGCTGGAGACTCAGACGAGTTGGAGATAGAGCTAGGTCTTGAATCATTGCTATCCGCATATCCTTCAGACGTGTGAGTCACTTCAGAAGAAACGGTTGCAGGCACGGTGGCATCATTGGCATTTGTGGCATTAACATCGTCTCCTGTACTTCCTCCATTAGCAGCTGCCTCTGCAGCTTCCTGCGCTCTCAATTTTGATACTTTGTCAGCAGTCAAGAATCGGCCACCAGGACCACGAGGTCGTCGCATAGCATGCTTATGCCTTGATTCATGTAAATATGGTTTTTTCGTAGTCTGCACACCACGCAATCTCTCTTCTAACTTTGCGCGAGCTTCTCTACGTTTCAAAATTCGATGGTATTGCTTTGCATTCACGTAAAGCCCCTCGACCGGCTCATATGGATTCATTGGAAAATGACTATTCTTATTTCAATTGCTCTAACTATTGGGAGGATCTCAGGAATCAAAATTCTGCTCGTTACGGTATATTCGTCTCGTTGGTCGGTTGGTTGGTTTAGGTGGTTTGTAACTCCGCAGGCGCTAGCGACTACCAATGGTAAGCAGCTATTCTTTACATATCGGTAAATGTGTATAACGATTATTGTCGATCTTTCCAGGATTGCAAATAGTGAGGACGGCTTGCAGTGCATTTTGTCACAAACGAATATATAATCTTATGTACACATATGATAATGTCACTAACTGAATGGCATAACTATTTTCTTATGAATTgggttaaaaaaaagctaacAGTCGAAATATAATACAACAGAGGTTGCATTGTAGCGTATGGCACTGGAACACGTTATAccaaatatcttttttaaacagtTTTCAATGTTGTATGCGATGTAGTTGAAGAGGGAGACTTTTACCTCgtacaatatttttttatttgatattattaataatttacttAGAAGTAAGCATCATCAATTCTTATGTACCTTTTAAAGTGATGTGTTTCAAcgcttttattttgtaaacttgctgcttttttctaattctAGGTCattattcttctttcaatttataaaatatcttttgGGTACGCTTTTTTGTGCAATCCTCTCCTTTCTAAcgtttgtttacatattGAGTATTAGGTAACGATGTTACTTACATATTAGTTGAAgatttattgtttataCAACAACTCTTATTCCCACCACCTTTTCAGCGCACCCAGAAGTACCGTCTTTTGATCAGCTGTTAGCAAACAtctgttttgttttttgataatttatAATGCTTAATGATGAACAAGCGTAAAAGAGTGGAAGAGCTTGGAGAGACGAAACATCGTCAAGTACGACAGCGAATTCTCCAAGAACACAAGAACGATatacttgaaaatttaGCATTTGAACGTAAGTTTTTGTACCTGGAAGTAGTAAAGTGTTAACGGGTATTTTTCAGTTTCCGATAAAGTACGACGTTTGCGCTCAAACGCTAGTTTACTTGCTTCAACAATTCGTATGCGAGGAGAAATGCGTATCGCCGCTATTCCTCGCGCTCAACGAAATATGCATCTGCGCGATCTAAAGAACCATCTTTCCTGCAATGTGTCTGCCACACCGTGGAGAACGTAAGTGtaatatcaaattttactttgcCATACGTACTACTGGAAACACTAATTGCTAATTACTAtttcagaaaaataaaagaattttataATCTAGACGAGCTTTCCTCCCAAAAGTCCGCTAGACAACCTACAAAAACGGTGGCAtcctcctcttcttcttcatcaaaaagCACCACCGTTTCCAAATCGAGTTCAAAGTCGCAAGTGTGAAACCCTCATCTACTGCTTACTGTGATAAAATTTCACTACTACAAAGTTGGTATTCATAAACACTTCGTAGGAttcattatcattatttttaaagtacaTCATCCACACGATACCGAAATATTCTCATGTGAAGTCCATTTATTTCCCACTTTACTTTTGATGAGTAACTCATTCTTCTTGGGAAACTTGAACAATTTTGCGCATTCTGTCCATCA
This region of Schizosaccharomyces pombe strain 972h- genome assembly, chromosome: II genomic DNA includes:
- the php2 gene encoding CCAAT-binding factor complex subunit Php2 → MNPYEPVEGLYVNAKQYHRILKRREARAKLEERLRGVQTTKKPYLHESRHKHAMRRPRGPGGRFLTADKVSKLRAQEAAEAAANGGSTGDDVNATNANDATVPATVSSEVTHTSEGYADSNDSRPSSISNSSESPAPINSATASMSPANNTSGNNITSPNVRGELDMSGNIAMSGGPTNTASTSGPVPHDMTVLPQTDSNTSNLMSSGSQLGSFATASTNGNNSTTTTTSSAAHPGSFHKGTNDYSSTLAGNEHSAFPGLDVYHDDSVSAGAAFIPHNPMDSIDHLDVNDPTATGLPVLPASDIDPLNLTGNTQDSMIIGQQTYPSHGSSGTMK
- the tsp0 gene encoding tspO-like protein, producing MDLNYQVFTSISKNWWSASLVPVACGWFIGNSYKPRKDYENKKQPKFHPPASAFGPAWTLLYLTMGYASHLAYKADPLMITNASRNGSILYIAQLAANFAWMPLFYGLAKPKLALADLGILTGLVGWLAKTWWPLAPTASKWLIPYLAWLGYAGYLNLGYCLLN
- the nbl1 gene encoding borealin N terminal domain-containing protein produces the protein MMNKRKRVEELGETKHRQVRQRILQEHKNDILENLAFELSDKVRRLRSNASLLASTIRMRGEMRIAAIPRAQRNMHLRDLKNHLSCNVSATPWRTKIKEFYNLDELSSQKSARQPTKTVASSSSSSSKSTTVSKSSSKSQV
- the hob3 gene encoding BAR adaptor protein Hob3: MSWHGFKKAVNRAGTSVMMKTGHVERTVDREFETEERRYRTMESAAKKLQKEAKGYLDALRAMTASQTRIANTIDAFYGDAGSKDGVSAYYRQVVEDLDADTVKELDGPFRTTVLDPISRFCSYFPDINAAITKRNHKLLDHDAMRAKVQKLVDKPSNDTTKLPRTEKEAAMAKEVYETLNNQLVSELPQLIALRVPYLDPSFEALVKIQLRFCREGYEKMAQVQQYFDNSVREDYSNGLLDDKVEQVLQSMRDLSIAGLNNSQ